In Pseudomonas sp. Q1-7, the genomic window GACCTCGCCCATGATTCGTATGCCCCTGGCCACCGCCAGCCTGCTCGCCGTCGCCATTTCCCTCGCCGGTTGCGGTGACGACAAGAAAGACGCCGCCGCACCGCAAGCCGCCGCACCGGCCGCCACCAGCCCTGCAGCGGCGCCGGCCGTCGCTGGCAAGGTCGACGAGGCCGAGGCCAAGAAAGTCGTTGCCCACTACGCCGACCTCGCCCTGGCCGTCTTCACCGACGCCCACAGCACCGGCGTGAACCTGCAGAAGGCCGTGGACGCCTTCCTCGCCAAGCCCGACGCCGACACCCTGAAGGCCGCCCGCGAAGCCTGGCTGGCCGCCCGCGTGCCCTACATGCAGAGCGAAGTGTTCCGCTTCGGCAATGCCGTGGTGGACGATTGGGAAGGCCAACTGAACGCCTGGCCGCTGGACGAAGGCCTGATCGACTACGTCGCCGGTGACTACCAGCACGCCCTGGGCAACCCCGGCGCCACCGCCAACATCATCGCCAACACCACCATCCAGGTCGGCGAAGACAAGATCGACGTCACCGAGATCACCGGCGAGAAGCTGGCCGAGCTGAACGAGCTGGGCGGATCCGAAGCCAACGTCGCCACCGGCTACCACGCCATCGAGTTCCTCCTCTGGGGCCAGGACCTGAACGGCACCGGCCCGGGCGCCGGCAACCGTCCCGCCACCGACTACGTGGTCGGCGAAGGCGCCACCGGTGGCCACAACGAGCGTCGCCGCGAGTACCTGAAGGCCGTCACCGACCTGCTGGTGTCCGACCTGGAGTTCATGGTCGGCCAGTGGAAGCCGGGCGTTGCCGACAACTACCGCGCCAAGCTGGAAGCCGAGCCCGCCGAGGACGGCCTGCGCAAGATGCTGTTCGGCATGGGCAGCCTGTCCCTCGGCGAACTGGCCGGCGAGCGCATGAAGGTCGCCCTGGAAGCCAACTCCACCGAAGACGAGCACGACTGCTTCAGCGACAACACCCACAACTCGCACTTCTACAACGGCAAGGGCATCCGCAACGTGTACCTGGGCGAGTACAAGAAGGTCGACGGCACCACCCTGACCGGTCCCAGCCTGTCCTCCCTGGTGGCCAAGGTCGACGCCCAGACCGACACCACTCTGAAGGCCGACCTGGAAGCCACCGAAGGCAAGCTGCAAGCCCTGGTGGACAGCGCCGACAAGGACGTGCACTTCGACCAGCTGATCGCCGCCGACAACACCGCCGGCCAGCAACTGGTACGTGACGCCATTGCCGCCCTGGTCAAGCAGACCGGCGCCATCGAGGATGCCGCCGGCAAGCTGGGCATCACCGACCTGAAGCCGGACAACGCCGATCACCAGTTCTGATCGACGCCGCGGTAACCCGAGCGGATGCGGCCCAGTGCCGCATCCGCTTTTTTATGTCCGAAGCGTTTTTCCCGTTGGGGCCGCTCTTCCAGTGGGGGCGAATTCATTCGCCAAGGGGCGCGCAGCGGCCCCAACAGGGCGTCCTGGCGAGCCTGCGGCCTGCATCGCGAATGAATTCGCCCCCACGGACACCGCTCAGATCCGCCCCACGGTCCTGGCCAGGGCCGCACGCCAAACGCAAATCCCTCTTATTCAGGGCCCTCACTCCTGATAAGCTTGCCCGCCTCTTTCCCGCCGATCGGACCTCGCCAATGCTCGCTCCACCGGCCCTCCGCCGCCTGTCACCGCTGCTGCTGGCCCTTGGCCTCAGCGCCTGCGACGACGGGCCGACGTTCACCCAGGCCGAACCCGGCGAGCACCTGTCCGGCGGCGCCGCCACCGTGCGCCAGTTCGACCACAACGCCTTCTCCATGCCCTCGGCCAACCTGACGCCCTCGCGCCGGCTGGACTTCAGCGTGGGCAACAGCTTCTTCCGCAATCCCTGGGTAATCGCGCCGTCCACCACCACCGCCCGCGACGGCCTGGGGCCGCTGTTCA contains:
- a CDS encoding imelysin family protein, whose amino-acid sequence is MIRMPLATASLLAVAISLAGCGDDKKDAAAPQAAAPAATSPAAAPAVAGKVDEAEAKKVVAHYADLALAVFTDAHSTGVNLQKAVDAFLAKPDADTLKAAREAWLAARVPYMQSEVFRFGNAVVDDWEGQLNAWPLDEGLIDYVAGDYQHALGNPGATANIIANTTIQVGEDKIDVTEITGEKLAELNELGGSEANVATGYHAIEFLLWGQDLNGTGPGAGNRPATDYVVGEGATGGHNERRREYLKAVTDLLVSDLEFMVGQWKPGVADNYRAKLEAEPAEDGLRKMLFGMGSLSLGELAGERMKVALEANSTEDEHDCFSDNTHNSHFYNGKGIRNVYLGEYKKVDGTTLTGPSLSSLVAKVDAQTDTTLKADLEATEGKLQALVDSADKDVHFDQLIAADNTAGQQLVRDAIAALVKQTGAIEDAAGKLGITDLKPDNADHQF